A genomic segment from Aegilops tauschii subsp. strangulata cultivar AL8/78 chromosome 1, Aet v6.0, whole genome shotgun sequence encodes:
- the LOC109774368 gene encoding disease resistance protein RGA4 isoform X1 codes for MIELTAVATVAAKITPKLAGFFLRRRRLLAELEHDIEHIQRECSIIAAAITDDRNHQHASDAAVAHQEWIKIVRDLAYDIDDCIDRFIHRVSTATVADAGWIRRKAHRVKTVRARGKFAAAIARLRKRSDEASELRKKYTDLAYGDGRATAVFESRAPEAKPEPEPETYTDSPVGMEAPEEELMELIRGTSTQGEEPKEKLKVISIVGFGGIGKSQLAKRVYDTLDDEGQYQARAWVRAAEKGPEDLLQAILQELGTHTTTISASSSNSKLCATIQKRLGTQRFFIVIDDMREDFWVDIKDAFPVIPGVDSRVLVTTARQTIAMKSSSRDGHVYVMRTLADDHSRQLFCEEASLVYPPSVGDTKLSSEVIKRCDGLPLALVTTGRLLHGESRQEQWADLGGNLGEHLENNKKLASMNSVLIRSYSGLSKQHIKTCLLYLGIYPSGRPIRRGSLIRRWSAEGFIKAEHKRSAREVAVANFSELVDWSIIQPIDASGSGRAEVKACQTHGIMLEFLLHKSMCENFVTLLYDDVPPPSKVRWLSLHNGSAASSRINPNDVPFLRSLTIFGKAHKSVLNFSKYKLMRVLDLEECHEHMEDKHLKGICSNLVLLRYLSLRGASKITVLPKEVKKLQLLETLDVRGTNIDILPTQVMQLQSLLHLFGKFKLPQDVGGRKMRKLQAWLQEEENSKLQTVAGFVVDDKSQGFAQLMGEMKKLTKVKIWWESTTDASSYLSHLSEAIKEFIDRGTDQNKARSLSMNMNGAWSQDLLNFSLENDSSCYVSSLKLQGNNISNLPPFVSMLGGLTKLCLSFSHLQLSSGILEALNSVSGLKYLKLNATRLDNLVIKEDALGSLKRLCIVVEVMTGLVIEEGALPDLESLQLICKDLDGFSSTRIQSLPRLKEVALHDGVSEGTKEEWKGATKNHSRHPKLLFVTKQMVDDHFKPMGTEAAPEISPEATAVDAMVVGSEPVENSESSGAPPTDTALLVTTQPTTISTQESVQVVTSEMVDAQDLMGTESAMETSPVATSTDTTKKIDVESEHALNSESLVAPPTDMMLSMTTPSDAISTGESDLDNIEDPKDFATENGLSTQLINHMSKECYKVEMEGVACLEDLHMKDGIQKQGLKNKQRLRARLLSLVKIGVFRHTSRKGRLVHRLD; via the exons ATGATCGAATTAACTGCGGTTGCTACGGTGGCGGCGAAGATCACGCCTAAGCTCGCCGGTTTCTTTCTGAGAAGACGGAGGCTGCTGGCGGAACTGGAGCATGACATCGAACACATCCAAAGGGAGTGTTCGATCATTGCTGCCGCCATCACAGATGATCGTAATCATCAGCATGCGAGCGACGCCGCCGTGGCACATCAGGAATGGATCAAGATCGTGCGTGACTTGGCGTACGACATTGATGACTGCATCGACCGCTTCATACACCGCGTCTCGACGGCGACCGTCGCGGACGCGGGGTGGATCCGTCGGAAAGCTCACCGGGTGAAGACAGTGCGGGCCCGTGGCAAGTTTGCCGCGGCAATCGCTCGTCTCAGGAAGCGGTCTGACGAGGCATCGGAGCTGAGAAAGAAGTACACCGATCTAGCGTATGGAGATGGCCGGGCCACCGCCGTCTTTGAGTCACGGGCACCTGAGGCCAAGCCGGAACCGGAGCCGGAGACGTACACAGATAGCCCCGTCGGCATGGAAGCGCCCGAGGAGGAGCTCATGGAGCTGATAAGGGGAACTTCGACGCAAGGTGAAGAACCCAAGGAGAAGCTCAAGGTGATTTCCATCGTGGGATTCGGTGGTATCGGCAAGTCTCAACTTGCCAAGCGTGTGTACGACACACTTGACGACGAGGGGCAATACCAAGCACGGGCTTGGGTTCGAGCTGCAGAGAAAGGCCCAGAAGATCTTCTCCAAGCAATATTGCAGGAACTTGGGACGCATACCACCACCATTAGCGCAAGCTCCAGCAACAGCAAGCTCTGTGCAACCATACAAAAGCGCCTTGGGACACAGAG GTTCTTCATTGTAATCGATGACATGCGGGAAGACTTTTGGGTCGATATAAAAGATGCTTTCCCTGTTATTCCTGGGGTCGACAGTAGAGTGCTCGTCACGACGGCCAGGCAGACCATAGCAATGAAAAGCAGCAGTCGTGATGGTCATGTGTACGTAATGAGAACTCTTGCCGACGATCATTCAAGACAACTGTTCTGTGAGGAAGCTTCCTTGGTGTATCCACCATCAGTCGGTGATACGAAGCTGAGTTCAGAGGTAATAAAGAGGTGTGATGGTCTGCCCCTTGCTCTTGTTACCACAGGACGGCTGTTGCACGGTGAATCCAGACAGGAACAATGGGCAGATCTGGGAGGAAACCTTGGCGAACATCTGGAGAACAATAAGAAGTTAGCAAGTATGAATAGTGTGCTCATCCGTAGCTACAGCGGCCTAAGTAAGCAACATATCAAGACATGCTTGTTATATCTTGGTATTTACCCAAGTGGCCGCCCGATCAGGAGAGGAAGCCTGATAAGGCGATGGTCTGCTGAAGGTTTCATCAAAGCAGAGCATAAACGCAGTGCCCGGGAGGTCGCTGTTGCCAATTTTAGTGAGCTGGTCGACTGGAGCATCATCCAGCCTATTGATGCCAGCGGCAGCGGCAGAGCCGAGGTGAAGGCATGCCAAACTCACGGCATAATGCTCGAGTTCCTCCTGCACAAGTCCATGTGTGAGAATTTTGTTACCTTGTTGTACGATGATGTTCCCCCACCCAGTAAAGTTCGTTGGCTCTCTCTGCATAATGGAAGTGCTGCAAGCTCCAGAATTAATCCAAATGATGTACCCTTTCTTCGTTCTCTGACAATCTTTGGCAAAGCCCACAAATCTGTCTTGAATTTTTCCAAGTATAAACTGATGAGAGTTTTGGATTTAGAAGAGTGCCATGAACACATGGAGGACAAGCATCTCAAGGGGATATGCAGCAATCTGGTGCTACTCAGGTACCTAAGCCTCCGGGGCGCTTCTAAAATTACAGTTCTCCCCAAAGAGGTCAAGAAGCTTCAACTTTTGGAGACACTTGATGTAAGAGGAACAAATATAGATATTCTCCCCACACAAGTCATGCAACTACAAAGTTTACTTCATCTGTTTGGAAAGTTCAAGCTCCCACAAGATGTAGGAGGCCGGAAAATGCGTAAGCTACAGGCTTGGTTGCAAGAGGAAGAGAACAGTAAACTGCAAACTGTAGCAGGATTTGTTGTGGATGACAAGAGCCAGGGATTTGCACAGCTGATGGGTGAAATGAAGAAACTGACGAAGGTGAAAATATGGTGGGAGTCTACCACCGATGCCAGCAGCTACTTAAGTCATCTCTCAGAGGCCATCAAGGAGTTCATCGACAGAGGCACCGATCAGAACAAAGCTCGTTCACTCTCAATGAACATGAACGGTGCATGGTCTCAAGACTTGCTGAATTTCTCCCTGGAAAATGACTCATCCTGCTATGTTAGCTCGCTCAAACTGCAAGGAAACAACATATCCAACCTGCCTCCCTTTGTTAGCATGCTAGGTGGACTCACTAAGCTTTGTCTTTCATTCTCTCATCTTCAGCTGAGCAGTGGCATTCTTGAAGCCCTGAACAGCGTGAGCGGCCTGAAGTACCTCAAGCTGAATGCAACTCGACTGGACAATCTCGTCATCAAAGAGGATGCACTCGGAAGCCTGAAACGCCTATGCATCGTGGTAGAAGTCATGACTGGGCTGGTAATCGAAGAAGGTGCTCTGCCAGACCTTGAGTCCCTCCAGCTTATATGCAAGGATCTGGATGGATTTAGCAGCACAAGGATCCAGTCCCTGCCACGTCTTAAGGAGGTCGCCCTTCATGATGGTGTGAGCGAAGGAACAAAAGAGGAATGGAAAGGAGCAACAAAGAACCACTCCAGGCATCCCAAGCTCTTGTTTGTCACGAAACAAATGGTTGATGACCATTTTAAACCGATGGGAACTGAGGCTGCTCCGGAAATTAGCCCTGAAGCGACAGCTGTTGACGCGATGGTTGTGGGAAGTGAGCCTGTAGAGAATTCTGAGAGCTCTGGGGCACCACCTACTGATACCGCATTATTGGTTACAACGCAGCCCACCACTATTTCTACTCAAGAATCTG TACAAGTTGTTACTTCTGAGATGGTTGATGCCCAGGACCTGATGGGAACTGAGTCTGCAATGGAAACTAGTCCTGTGGCAACAAGTACTGATACGACCAAAAAGATTGATGTGGAAAGTGAGCATGCGTTGAATTCTGAGAGCCTAGTAGCACCACCTACTGATATGATGTTATCAATGACAACGCCATCCGATGCCATTTCTACTGGAGAGTCTG ATCTGGATAACATTGAGGACCCAAAAGATTTTGCTACAGAAAATGGTCTGAGCACTCAGTTGATAAATCACATGAGCAAGGAATGTTATAAAGTGGAGATGGAAGGAGTGGCATGTTTAGAGGATCTGCATATGAAAGATGGCATCCAG